CAGGACTACCTGAGGGAACGTTTCGCGGAACTCGAATCCCGCCAAGAGGAAGTGGCGGCTCAGTTGAAGTTGCGATTGCCGGGTGTCAAGCGTGACGCTGCGGAGCAGGCGGACCTCATCGTCGGGGCGCTCGGGGCATGACCGATCATGCAGTAATCACAACTGGCGTCGGCCAGTCGGCGAAGCCCTCTGACGAGCGGGCAGGCAAGCGGTTGCGGCTTCCGGCGATGACCGGGAGTGTTCTCAGTGTGTTGGCGGTGGCGGCGGCCATCGCAGTACACGTCATTGCGGCCATTGGGTCGTCGGCGCCAATCTACGCGCAAGACGAGATCGGGTATATCGCCAATGCCCAGGTGCTCTCCGGGATCGGCGATGCACCTTCCCTCAGTGGCCTTGGCTACTACGTCGGGTGGTCGCTGCTCCTCGTCCCGTTCTGGTGGATCTTTGGCGACCCGCAGAGCGTATATCTCGGCGCAGTGGCGCTCTCCGCATTCTTCGGCATCTTCATGGTCGTTCCGGTCGCGCTGCTCGCGCGGCAGCTGAGCGTTGCCTATCCGTGGGCGCTCGTGATCGGAGCGATCGTCTCCGTTGCGCCTTCGCGCGTGATGATGTCGAACTTCGCTTTCGCCGAGAATTTCCTCGCAGTCCTCGTGGTGCTGTTCGTGCTCCAGTCCATTCGGTTCGCCGCACGCGCATCGGTGTTGAACGCGTGTTTGCTCGGTCTTGTCGCCGGCAGCATTTTTGTCACCCACATGCGCATGGCTCCCTTCCTGGTTGTCACTGCCGTCTGGTTCGCATTCCGAATTCGCAGGTCGCTCATGCCGAGCCTGGCCGGTCTTGCAGCTCTCACCGTGACCGCAATTCCTGGTTACCTGCTTTTCAGGTACGTGTTATCTGTCCTGCATTCGAGTTCGGTTACCCGCGAGGGTAGGGGGCTCAATAGATTGTTCACGACGCACCCGGTAGACCTGCTCACGGCGGCCAGCGGCCAGGCGTGGTACGCAACCGTCTCGTTGTACGGGCTGGTCACGATCGGCGTTCTTGTCCTTGTAGTGGGCACGGCGGAGGAATTGCGCCGTCGCAGCATCGGCGCCAACACCGTGACGTCGATCGCCGCCATTGGTGTTCTAGCGATCAGCGTCATCTGGATCGGCGGGGCTTTGCCCAACGTCCTCGGCCGCCTCGACCTGTACACGTATGGGCGATATCTGGATCCCTTGTTCAGCGTGGTGGTAGCTCTCGCGTTGATAGCTCTCTTCAAGGGACAAAGCCGTCGATCGGCTTTCACCGCAGCCAGTCTCTCGGTCGCAGCAGTTTTCGTCTTCCTCGTGGCTATCCTGTTGGTCGTCTCGGACCGTATGGGTAATGCGCAGTCCATTTGGTGGGTGCCGGTGAGCGTTTCCGGGTTGCTTCATTGGGACTGGCCCAATGTGACGGCGGCCACTATCGCGCCATGGCTCACAGCTTCAGCGGCAGGACTCCTTGGCGTTGCGGCGGTTCTCCTGCTCCGGCGGCGTGCAAAATGGCTACTGGTTGCGACGCTCGTCACGCTCCTTGTCACGTCTGTCGTGGCGGACCAGAAGACAATGAACGAATACACCGCGCCGTGGTACAAGTCCTTCACACTGCGACACGTCGTGAATGAGTATCCCGCGCAGCTCATTTCTTTTGACAAGGCAGGCGCGTCCGGCGCGGAGGGGGGCGGAGACACCGTCAGCGCGAATATGTACCAGTTCTGGACCAGCCCTGAACCCATCATTACCTTCAATAGCACGGAGCAGTCTCCTCCCACTGAATTGGTGATTTCCCGGTTCAATTGGGCACTAGCCGACGAGCTCGGTGCTCGGCGCGTCGCGATCGACGGAGGAATGTTCGACAATGTGCTGTGGGTCCTGCCGGGGGTTCTGCAGGATGAACTAGCAAGCCAGGGCCGGTTATTGGCCGCCGTAGTGGGGGAGACGCAACCGTGAAGGTAATCATCCAGATTCCGTGTCTGAACGAAGAGGCAACTCTGCCGAGCGTGCTCGCATCCATTCCGCGATCCATTCCCGGTGTCGATGAGCTCGAAATCGTCGTGATTGATGACGGCTCGACCGATCGCACGTCGGAGGTCGCGCGACAGTTCGGAGTAAATCACATCATCCGCCACGTGCGCACGATGGGTCTGGCTCGCTCCTTCGCGGATGGAGTCGACTACGCGCTCAGCCATGGCGCAGACATCGTCGTCAACACCGACGGTGATAACCAGTACCCGCAGGATCGCATCTCCGACTTGGTGCAGCCGATCATCAGAGGCGACGCAGATATCGTCATCGGTGACCGTCAGACGCAGACAATAGCGCACTTCTCACCGTCAAAGAAGGCGCTGCAGAAGTTCGGAAGCGGGGTCGTCAATGTGGCGGCGAGCACCGATCTGCCAGACGCGGCGAGCGGATTCCGGGCGTACTCGCGCCATTCGCTCTTCCGGCTGAACGTACTGACCGAGTTCAGTTACACGATGGAAACGATCATTCAGGCTGGCCACAAACGGCTGAAAATCGCCAGCATCCCTGTCGAGACCAACGCCAAGACCCGAGAGTCCCGACTCTTCCGCTCTCCGTGGCAGCACGTGCTCCGATCGGCCGAGGCCATTTCGCGTAGTTACTTGATGTTCAAACCATTCGTGCTGTTCGCAGCTCTCGGCAGCGTCATGCTGGTCGGAGCGTTGATTCCTTTCATCCGCTACCTCTTCTTGCTGGTGACACTGGGCACCGATGCGGGCGACCATATCCAATCTCTGATCCTCGGCGTCGCGTTCTTGGTCGGTGCTCTGCTTTCGTTCGCCTTGGGCGTCATTGCCGAGTTGATGAAGACAAATCGCATACTGTTGGAGGAGAATCTTGAAGCGACGCGCAGGATTCTCTACGGAGATCACAGTTCTTCGCGCACGATGACAGAGGCACCTGGAGCATGAGCGACGTTACTGAGCACCTCCGCGAGTCTCGCCTTGAGGGCGATTCCGCCCTCAAGGACGAGGTTGAGGCGCTCCGCGTCGAGAAAGAGCAGCTTGCCGCTGAGCTTGCGACGGTTCGCCTCCAGCAGCTCGACCACTGGGCGCAGTATGTCGTCGCGGCCGAGCTTCGTGCCGAACTAGAAGCAACGCGTGATCTCGTCACTCAAATTCGCCACACCAAGTCATGGCGAATCACAAAACCATTGAGAATCTTGAGAGGTGGTTCGCGGCGTGACCCCTGATTCGCCGGTGCCTTCGAATTTGGACCACGTAGAACAGGCGAAGCGAGCGCTGCATGCGCGTATTTCGGCGGTATACGAGGTGTTGTTCTTCAGCCACACCATGTCTTCGCTTCCCGGTGCACCCGACGAGCGCGCCGCTGAACAGCTGGTCCGCGTCATAGCGCTAGCGCGCACCGGGCAAACGAAGAGCGTGCTCTGGCTGCTCCTCTCAGCGCTCAGCACAGTGGTACCCAACTCCAAGTCAATGCGAGAGGCCATCAGCGCGCTTGCGAGAGTCAGCGAGGGTGAGTTTTATACCTGGCTACTCGCAACCACTGCTGAAACCTGTCGCGCAGACGGCCTGCCGTTGGCGCGAGTAGAGATCCTTAACGAGTCAGTTGTGCTCGACGTGACAAACTGCGCGGTCTCAGACCGACAGACGGGCATCCAGCGGGTCGTGCGTGAGACTGTCCCCATTTGGGCACGCGAGCACGGCGTCACTCTCCTTCGGTGGTCCGACGGCGCCCACCGGATGCAGCGACTGGAATCGGAGGAAGAAGATCGCGTCTTGCGGTGGGGCACCCGCACAGGCGCTCAGACGAAGACTTCGTCTCCGAAGATCGCGTCTCGCGCTGTGGGCCCATCCACGTTCGTTATTCCGTGGGCGAGCCGGTTGGTGTTGGTCGAAGTGACCAGTAAGCCGCAGAGCCTGCGGCTCGAATCGCTAGCCGAGTTCTCGGCAAACTCGCTGTCGGCCATCGGATACGACTGCATTCCTCTTGTCAGCCCCGACCTGATGCCCCGCCCGGGTGGCCTTGACTTCATGAACTATTTGCAGGTCATGCGCCGGGTTGACGTGATCGCAGGCATCAGCGTCGCAGCAGCGCAAGAGTTCCGGGGTTTCCTCGAAGCGACAGCGGCACACGGCGTACAGGTTGCCGACGTGATCGAATGCGAGCTGCCAGCGGACGCACCCACCGACACGCCCCGGCGGCGAGCGAGCCGGCAACGCCCCGTGATCCTCTCCGTCGGAAGCCATGAGCCCCGAAAGAACCACCTGGCAGTGCTGTATGCGGCCGAACGGATGTGGGCGCGCGGGCTTGACTTCGAAATGTGGTTCCTCGGTGGACACGGTTGGGGCACCGCATTCGACAAACAGGTGAGCGATCTGCAGCGGAAGGGCCGAAGGATCGTAACCAAGCGCCAAGTGAGCGACCTTGAGATCTGGGACGCCTACGCGCAGTGCCGATTCACCGTATTCCCTTCGCTTCACGAGGGCTATGGGCTGCCGGTGGCAGAGTCAATCGCGCTGCGGAAGCCGGTTGTCACCAGTAACTATGGAAGCACCAAGCAGATTGCACAGCGCGGTGGAGCGCTTCTGGTGGATCCGCGAGACGATGAGGATCTTTATCAGGCAATGCACGCGCTACTCACAGATAACGAGCTATACGCAGGTCTCGTAGAAGAGGCGACAGCGGCACCCGTGCGTTCCTGGACCGACTATGCGCGCGAACTGTGGTCGGGCCTCGCTCTCCCGGAAGGCGAGCGGTGATGAGAATTGCCGATCACCGTACCGTTCGATACGAGCGAACCCTTCGCGCCCGCATCTCGGCAGCCGCTTTGGCGCTCAACGTCGATCTCGCGGGGGCGGACTCGCTCGAGGAGGAGATCGCTCGCCTGCTGCGCTCTCGCGAGCTAAGCGACATTTGGTTCGTCATCGCGACGCTCACGACGGTGTTCCCGGAATCGGCCGTGGTGCTCGAGGTCAGCCGGAGCATGCGAAGCAACGATGAGAACGCCGCGGTCGAGAGCGTGATCGCGGAACTGCGGGAACTGACCGCCGAGCAGTGGGCGCGACATCCCCTGGTCGTTGAGCACGAGACGATCGTTGACACCCACTTCACATCAGCGGGGCACACATTTGGCGACAGTCGCGCGATCGTCGACGCATTGTCGCGTGCGGTCGTCATAGCCGGTGGACAGCACGCTGTGTGGTCGTCCGACCTCACCGCGCTGATGCCGATGACACACGGTGTCGCCCAGCGGCACTACGCGCTCATACCCCGGCACTGCCACTATGTGCTTCCCGATCTGTGCGACGAGCCAGACCGAGCCGCTCGCCTGATGAGTCTGGCCGCTCACTCTGGCAACAGCACCACAAGCGTCGGGTACGGGCTCGGACCTTTGGTAGCGATCGACAGCTTCCCGAGCCCCAGCGACGAAGACGGCGCTCGCCGGTACAACTGGCACCTTGCGGCCGTCAGAACGATGGATCGCGTAGTCGCGGTTTCCCAGACTGCCGCGCGTGAATATGCGGGTTGGAAGCTGATGCTCGAGGGCCTCGGCGTGCAAGGCCCAGAGGTGTCGGTGATCGCGGCGCCCAAACAGCCGTGCTCGTGGGGCCCCACTCGGCCTCTGGTGTGGGCACTTGGTGAGAATGCTGCATTCGGTGATTATCCAACGGTAGTCAGCGCCGCCGACCTGCTGTCCAGCGAGGGGCGGATGGTGGACGTGCGCTTCGTAGAAGCGAACGACCCGCAGGACTTGCTGCGGCGCCCGGACGCTGTCGTCGTAATGGCCCCTTACCTCACGCACAGCGCGTTGCTGGCCGGCGCTGCGGAAGCGGGCGTTCCCGTCGTCGCTGCGCGCTCAGGCTTTGCCGCTGAACTGGCGGAGACTGTGCCGGTCACGATTGTTGAACCTCACAGCGTCGAAGAACTCGTCAGCGCATTGGCGGACGTACTCGGGGAGGCACTCGTTGTGTCTACCGCGACGACCGATCAGTACCGCGCCGCAGATGCCTATGCGCGGGAGTTCTTTGCGTCAGTTGGCTGGACCGCCCGCGTCTAACCGCCCGCAACTACGCGAACGGGTCAGGCTCCAAAGGGCGCTCGAAGGCCTTACGCCAGCTGAGGTTCTGCGACGCCTTCACACAGCAGATCACAAAGGTGACCCAGCCGAACTCGATCAGGATGCTGCTTTCCGCGAGTGACGCGGTCAGCAGGGCGGAGAGCACCACGGCCGGCCAGGTGAAGATGACGCTGCGCTGGTGCATCGCGAGCAGCCAGGAGCGGAAGAATGCGAGTCCGACGAGCAGCAGGAACGCGACAAGGCCGACGAAGCCGAGCTGGAACCAGACGTCGAGGTAGGCGTTCGAGGCTGAGCTGAGGCTGCGTGGATT
This Salinibacterium sp. ZJ450 DNA region includes the following protein-coding sequences:
- a CDS encoding cytochrome d ubiquinol oxidase subunit II, with amino-acid sequence MTDHAVITTGVGQSAKPSDERAGKRLRLPAMTGSVLSVLAVAAAIAVHVIAAIGSSAPIYAQDEIGYIANAQVLSGIGDAPSLSGLGYYVGWSLLLVPFWWIFGDPQSVYLGAVALSAFFGIFMVVPVALLARQLSVAYPWALVIGAIVSVAPSRVMMSNFAFAENFLAVLVVLFVLQSIRFAARASVLNACLLGLVAGSIFVTHMRMAPFLVVTAVWFAFRIRRSLMPSLAGLAALTVTAIPGYLLFRYVLSVLHSSSVTREGRGLNRLFTTHPVDLLTAASGQAWYATVSLYGLVTIGVLVLVVGTAEELRRRSIGANTVTSIAAIGVLAISVIWIGGALPNVLGRLDLYTYGRYLDPLFSVVVALALIALFKGQSRRSAFTAASLSVAAVFVFLVAILLVVSDRMGNAQSIWWVPVSVSGLLHWDWPNVTAATIAPWLTASAAGLLGVAAVLLLRRRAKWLLVATLVTLLVTSVVADQKTMNEYTAPWYKSFTLRHVVNEYPAQLISFDKAGASGAEGGGDTVSANMYQFWTSPEPIITFNSTEQSPPTELVISRFNWALADELGARRVAIDGGMFDNVLWVLPGVLQDELASQGRLLAAVVGETQP
- a CDS encoding glycosyltransferase — protein: MTPDSPVPSNLDHVEQAKRALHARISAVYEVLFFSHTMSSLPGAPDERAAEQLVRVIALARTGQTKSVLWLLLSALSTVVPNSKSMREAISALARVSEGEFYTWLLATTAETCRADGLPLARVEILNESVVLDVTNCAVSDRQTGIQRVVRETVPIWAREHGVTLLRWSDGAHRMQRLESEEEDRVLRWGTRTGAQTKTSSPKIASRAVGPSTFVIPWASRLVLVEVTSKPQSLRLESLAEFSANSLSAIGYDCIPLVSPDLMPRPGGLDFMNYLQVMRRVDVIAGISVAAAQEFRGFLEATAAHGVQVADVIECELPADAPTDTPRRRASRQRPVILSVGSHEPRKNHLAVLYAAERMWARGLDFEMWFLGGHGWGTAFDKQVSDLQRKGRRIVTKRQVSDLEIWDAYAQCRFTVFPSLHEGYGLPVAESIALRKPVVTSNYGSTKQIAQRGGALLVDPRDDEDLYQAMHALLTDNELYAGLVEEATAAPVRSWTDYARELWSGLALPEGER
- a CDS encoding glycosyltransferase family 2 protein — translated: MKVIIQIPCLNEEATLPSVLASIPRSIPGVDELEIVVIDDGSTDRTSEVARQFGVNHIIRHVRTMGLARSFADGVDYALSHGADIVVNTDGDNQYPQDRISDLVQPIIRGDADIVIGDRQTQTIAHFSPSKKALQKFGSGVVNVAASTDLPDAASGFRAYSRHSLFRLNVLTEFSYTMETIIQAGHKRLKIASIPVETNAKTRESRLFRSPWQHVLRSAEAISRSYLMFKPFVLFAALGSVMLVGALIPFIRYLFLLVTLGTDAGDHIQSLILGVAFLVGALLSFALGVIAELMKTNRILLEENLEATRRILYGDHSSSRTMTEAPGA